In one Deltaproteobacteria bacterium genomic region, the following are encoded:
- a CDS encoding ABC transporter permease yields MLEGLGEMALLSRDALRQLLARPPEWRLVVDQLEQIGWRSLSIVNLTALFTGMVLALQLGNYLARFGAKMFVSRIVGMSLVREMGPVLTALMIGGRVGAGITAELGSMAVTEQIDAVRALGASPIRNLVLPRMLAIVVMLPVLTVIGDLVGVLGGLFISVTELRVGADFYLNSLIQVLLLGDVASGIGKSFFFAYFIGIIACRNGLGTTGGADGVGRATTATVVAASITVLVSDFFLTKLFLLT; encoded by the coding sequence CTGCTCGAGGGCCTTGGCGAGATGGCCCTGCTCAGCCGCGACGCGCTTCGCCAGCTGCTCGCGCGGCCGCCGGAATGGCGCCTCGTCGTCGATCAGCTGGAGCAGATCGGCTGGCGGTCGCTGTCGATCGTGAACCTGACGGCGCTCTTCACGGGGATGGTGCTCGCGCTCCAGCTCGGGAACTACCTGGCCCGCTTCGGAGCGAAGATGTTCGTCTCGCGCATCGTCGGGATGTCGCTGGTCCGGGAGATGGGGCCCGTCCTCACTGCCTTGATGATCGGCGGCCGGGTGGGGGCGGGGATCACGGCGGAGCTCGGCTCGATGGCCGTCACCGAGCAGATCGACGCGGTCCGCGCCCTCGGAGCGAGCCCGATCCGCAATCTCGTCCTGCCCCGCATGCTCGCGATCGTCGTGATGCTGCCGGTCCTCACCGTCATCGGCGACCTCGTCGGCGTGCTCGGCGGCCTCTTCATCAGCGTGACCGAGCTGCGCGTCGGAGCCGACTTCTACCTGAACTCGCTCATTCAGGTGCTGCTCCTCGGCGACGTGGCCTCGGGCATCGGCAAGTCGTTCTTCTTCGCGTACTTCATCGGCATCATCGCGTGCCGCAACGGGCTCGGCACCACGGGGGGCGCCGACGGCGTCGGCCGCGCCACCACGGCGACGGTGGTCGCCGCCTCGATCACCGTGCTGGTCTCCGATTTCTTCCTGACCAAGCTCTTCCTGCTCACGTGA
- a CDS encoding ABC transporter ATP-binding protein: MTAARYIRCAGLEKTFGGKPVLRGLSLDVLAGETLVILGGSGSGKSVLLKHMNALLRPDAGRVEVDGQALGPLGEDELRSVRRKVGMLFQQGALFDSLTVGENVAYPLREHRLLPRAAIPGRVREALAMVDLEGIEPLMPAELSGGMRKRAALARALVLEPRVLLYDEPTTGLDPVVGAKINHLIRDLQRRLGLTSVVVTHDLASAFFVADRIAFLHEGTIRFIGTPEEARAARDPRLHEFLTAA, from the coding sequence GTGACCGCCGCGCGCTACATCCGCTGCGCCGGGCTCGAGAAGACCTTCGGCGGCAAGCCCGTGCTGCGGGGACTCTCCCTCGACGTGCTCGCCGGGGAGACGCTCGTCATCCTCGGCGGCAGCGGCTCGGGCAAGAGCGTGCTGCTCAAGCACATGAACGCGCTGCTCAGGCCGGACGCCGGCAGGGTCGAAGTCGACGGCCAGGCGCTCGGGCCGCTCGGCGAGGACGAGCTCCGGTCCGTGCGGCGCAAGGTGGGCATGCTGTTCCAGCAGGGCGCGCTCTTCGACTCGCTCACCGTCGGCGAGAACGTCGCGTATCCGTTGCGCGAGCACCGGCTGCTGCCGCGCGCCGCGATCCCGGGCCGGGTGCGGGAGGCGCTCGCCATGGTCGACCTGGAAGGCATCGAGCCCCTCATGCCGGCCGAGCTCTCGGGCGGCATGCGCAAGCGGGCCGCCCTCGCCCGCGCGCTCGTCCTCGAGCCTCGGGTCCTTCTCTACGACGAGCCGACGACGGGCCTCGACCCGGTGGTCGGCGCCAAGATCAACCATCTGATCCGCGACCTGCAGCGCCGGCTCGGCCTCACCTCCGTGGTGGTGACGCACGACCTCGCGAGCGCCTTCTTCGTCGCCGACCGCATCGCGTTCCTGCACGAGGGCACGATCCGCTTCATCGGCACGCCCGAGGAGGCGCGCGCCGCGCGGGACCCCCGGCTGCACGAGTTCCTGACCGCCGCATGA
- a CDS encoding MCE family protein: MSMSRPGAQTARVGFLVFVALAILVATIMSLGGEQKFWERKVQYEVHFARTNGLQVGAPVSLTGVTIGSVAEMRFPPDPTASYIQVLVNVLGDATPRIHENSVATIRTFGLLGDRYVELSAGSPDSPPLPAGGLISSIDPVDYEAVLGQSGDIVTNVVEVTASLKVVLQAIERGEGLLGAMVRNRELGESTLVDLQRTMANVQDTTRSLEDILQRLNRGEGILGRLTRNTREVDELFTRVNHAAKSLDELSDRLNRGRGTVGKLVEDEAYAARVLGNVDAALRDLKNVAEKLDRGEGTLGKLVNDPSLYHEAKALVGGARRSWLLGVYKGFSGLWPFGGGGAEAPPAQALGKPPER; the protein is encoded by the coding sequence ATGAGCATGTCGAGGCCGGGCGCCCAGACCGCCAGAGTCGGGTTCCTCGTCTTCGTGGCGCTCGCCATCCTGGTCGCGACGATCATGTCGCTCGGGGGCGAGCAGAAGTTCTGGGAGCGCAAGGTGCAGTACGAGGTGCACTTCGCGCGCACGAACGGCCTCCAGGTCGGCGCGCCCGTCAGCCTCACGGGCGTGACGATCGGCTCGGTCGCCGAGATGCGCTTCCCGCCCGATCCGACGGCGAGCTACATCCAGGTGCTCGTCAACGTGCTCGGGGACGCGACGCCGCGCATCCACGAGAACAGCGTCGCGACCATCCGCACCTTCGGCCTCCTCGGTGACCGCTACGTCGAGCTCTCCGCCGGCTCGCCCGACTCACCACCGCTGCCGGCGGGCGGGCTGATCTCGTCCATCGACCCCGTCGACTACGAGGCGGTGCTCGGACAGAGCGGCGACATCGTGACCAACGTCGTCGAGGTGACCGCCTCGCTGAAGGTGGTGCTCCAGGCGATCGAGCGCGGCGAGGGGCTCCTCGGCGCGATGGTACGCAACCGCGAGCTCGGCGAGTCGACGCTCGTCGATCTGCAGCGCACGATGGCGAACGTGCAGGACACGACCCGCTCGCTCGAGGACATCCTCCAGCGCCTGAACCGCGGCGAGGGCATCCTCGGGCGCCTCACGCGCAACACGCGCGAGGTGGACGAGCTCTTCACGCGCGTCAACCATGCCGCCAAGTCGCTCGACGAGCTGAGCGACCGGCTGAATCGCGGTCGCGGCACCGTCGGCAAGCTGGTCGAGGACGAGGCCTACGCCGCTCGCGTCCTCGGCAACGTCGACGCGGCGCTCCGGGATCTCAAGAACGTCGCGGAGAAGCTCGACCGCGGCGAGGGGACCCTCGGCAAGCTGGTGAACGATCCCTCCCTCTACCACGAAGCGAAGGCGCTGGTCGGTGGCGCGCGCCGGAGCTGGCTGCTGGGCGTCTACAAGGGGTTCTCGGGCCTCTGGCCGTTCGGCGGTGGCGGGGCCGAAGCGCCACCGGCCCAGGCGCTCGGGAAGCCACCCGAGCGGTGA
- the tatA gene encoding twin-arginine translocase TatA/TatE family subunit: MFGMGIGELLVILVIVLVVFGAGRLPEVMGSLGKGVQAFKKGLREPPEIDVTPEKPEPDVKAKP; the protein is encoded by the coding sequence ATGTTTGGAATGGGCATCGGTGAGCTGCTCGTCATACTGGTGATCGTCTTGGTGGTGTTCGGGGCGGGACGGCTGCCCGAGGTGATGGGCAGTCTCGGCAAGGGCGTCCAGGCCTTCAAGAAGGGGCTCCGCGAGCCACCCGAAATCGACGTCACACCCGAGAAGCCCGAGCCCGACGTCAAGGCGAAGCCGTAG
- a CDS encoding TIGR03960 family B12-binding radical SAM protein, which translates to MPRTYREAYERLLPLVEKPGRYLGNERGAVRRDPSRVRLRFALAFPEVYEIAQSHLGLQILYDILNRRPDVAAERAYAPWPDMEAVLRARGLPLVSLESHTALVDFDVVGVSLQYELTYTNLLTMLELGRIPLRAAERGPEHPVVIAGGPCAFNPEPLAPFLDGVLLGDGEEAVGDICDAVLAHRRDRPALLRALAGIPGLYVPAFFAPRYHPDGTIAEVVPLDPARPRVRKRVLVDLDRFAPPANPVVPNLGVVHDRASIEVMRGCVKGCRFCQAGYVYRPLRERNPERVVEETTRLLARTGYEEVSLLSLSTGDYSGVNPVLKELMDRLAPERVAVSLPSTRVDALSPRILEQIRRVRKTGFTLAPEAGTQRLRDVIQKEYREEELLEAARLFADLGWRTLKLYFMIGLPSETEEDVVGIAELAARVAAAARGRLAVTASVSTFCPKPHTPFQWAGQLSLEETRARHALLRRELGRRRIAFRWHDAELSFLEGVFSRGDRRLADVLETAQRRGARFDGWSDRCRMDVWRAALAAHGIDPAVYLRRRPLGETLPWDHLDAGLAKRFLLQDLARAVRGVLTPDCSIERCTYCGACDFEAVRNVDYHPEGAKGGEHRGRGISRWAELAVPSDASDALPAWETRMWRRIRARAAERRPAASLRGGVDAAPLPAALAANEAVAEAPRPGEGNAEEWLGAVPSSLAPGATGPPAVQRIRLRYRKVGPARFIGTRELGTTFLRAARRGRLPVAFSQGHHPLPRFSFGPALPLGVSSDDEYVDLELTAPLDAEEVAARLAAELPDGLEPVAAAEVPRSAPSIESEIESVTYTVDLAALDAPPPPAAVAAAVARFTTAPSVPVAKRGKSGERTVDARRFVRALELAGPDRLVVELGVGREGTLKAGTLVGELLGLAADVSPALRVHKVATRFRAAAEPAAAASA; encoded by the coding sequence ATGCCGCGCACGTACCGCGAGGCGTACGAGCGCCTGCTGCCACTCGTCGAGAAGCCCGGCCGCTACCTCGGCAACGAGCGCGGCGCGGTGCGCCGGGACCCGTCTCGGGTGCGGCTCCGCTTCGCGCTCGCCTTCCCCGAGGTCTACGAGATCGCCCAGTCCCACCTCGGCCTGCAGATCCTCTACGACATCCTCAACCGCCGGCCGGACGTCGCCGCCGAGCGTGCCTACGCGCCCTGGCCGGACATGGAGGCGGTACTGCGCGCGCGCGGGCTGCCGCTCGTGTCGCTCGAGAGCCACACGGCGCTCGTCGACTTCGACGTCGTCGGCGTGAGCCTACAGTACGAGCTCACCTACACGAACCTCCTCACCATGCTCGAGCTCGGGCGCATCCCGCTGCGCGCCGCCGAGCGCGGCCCCGAACATCCGGTGGTGATCGCCGGCGGCCCGTGTGCCTTCAACCCCGAGCCGCTGGCCCCCTTCCTGGACGGCGTGCTGCTCGGCGACGGCGAGGAGGCGGTCGGCGACATCTGCGACGCGGTGCTCGCCCACCGCCGCGACCGCCCGGCGCTCCTGCGCGCGCTCGCCGGCATCCCCGGCTTGTACGTGCCCGCCTTCTTCGCGCCGCGCTACCACCCCGACGGCACGATCGCCGAGGTCGTCCCCCTCGATCCCGCTCGCCCGCGGGTCCGCAAGCGAGTGCTCGTCGACCTCGACCGGTTCGCGCCCCCCGCGAATCCGGTCGTGCCGAACCTGGGCGTCGTGCACGACCGCGCGAGCATCGAGGTGATGCGCGGCTGCGTGAAGGGCTGCCGCTTCTGCCAGGCCGGGTACGTCTACCGCCCGCTGCGCGAGCGAAACCCCGAGCGGGTCGTCGAGGAGACCACCCGGCTCCTGGCGCGCACGGGCTACGAGGAGGTGTCGCTGCTCTCGCTCTCCACCGGCGATTACAGCGGCGTGAATCCCGTGCTCAAGGAGCTGATGGACCGGCTCGCGCCCGAGCGCGTCGCGGTCTCGCTGCCCTCGACGCGCGTCGACGCGCTGTCGCCGCGTATCCTCGAGCAGATCCGGCGCGTCCGGAAGACGGGCTTCACCCTCGCCCCCGAGGCCGGGACGCAGCGGCTGCGCGACGTGATCCAGAAGGAGTACCGGGAGGAGGAGCTGCTCGAGGCCGCGCGGCTGTTCGCAGACCTCGGGTGGCGGACGCTGAAGCTCTACTTCATGATCGGGCTGCCGAGCGAGACCGAGGAGGACGTCGTCGGCATCGCGGAGCTCGCCGCGCGGGTGGCCGCCGCGGCGCGCGGGCGGCTGGCGGTCACGGCGAGCGTGTCGACCTTCTGCCCGAAGCCGCACACGCCCTTCCAGTGGGCGGGGCAGCTCTCTCTCGAAGAGACGCGCGCGCGCCACGCACTCCTCAGGCGCGAGCTCGGGCGGCGGCGGATCGCCTTCCGCTGGCACGACGCCGAGCTGTCGTTCCTCGAAGGCGTCTTCTCGCGCGGCGATCGGCGCCTGGCCGACGTGCTCGAGACGGCCCAGCGGCGCGGCGCGCGGTTCGACGGCTGGTCCGACCGCTGTCGGATGGACGTCTGGCGCGCGGCGCTGGCCGCGCACGGGATCGATCCGGCCGTCTACCTCCGCCGCCGGCCGCTCGGCGAGACGCTGCCCTGGGACCACCTCGACGCGGGGCTCGCCAAGCGCTTCCTCCTCCAGGATCTCGCCCGCGCGGTGCGCGGCGTCCTCACCCCCGACTGCTCGATCGAGCGCTGCACCTACTGCGGCGCCTGCGACTTCGAGGCCGTGCGCAACGTCGACTACCATCCGGAAGGTGCCAAGGGGGGCGAGCACCGCGGGCGGGGTATCTCGCGCTGGGCCGAGCTGGCGGTCCCCTCGGACGCGAGCGACGCGCTCCCCGCGTGGGAAACCCGCATGTGGCGACGGATCCGGGCGCGCGCGGCCGAGCGGCGGCCCGCCGCAAGCCTGCGGGGCGGGGTCGACGCCGCTCCCCTGCCGGCGGCGCTGGCCGCCAACGAGGCCGTGGCCGAGGCCCCGCGCCCGGGCGAGGGCAACGCGGAGGAGTGGCTCGGCGCCGTCCCCTCCTCGCTCGCGCCCGGGGCCACCGGGCCGCCCGCCGTCCAGCGGATCCGCCTCCGCTATCGCAAGGTCGGGCCGGCCCGCTTCATCGGCACGCGGGAGCTGGGCACGACTTTCCTGCGCGCCGCCCGCCGAGGCCGGCTGCCGGTGGCGTTCTCCCAGGGTCATCATCCGTTGCCGCGATTCTCCTTCGGGCCCGCCCTGCCCCTCGGCGTCTCGAGCGACGACGAGTACGTGGACCTCGAGCTGACCGCGCCGCTCGACGCCGAGGAGGTCGCCGCCCGGCTGGCCGCCGAGCTGCCCGACGGGCTCGAGCCGGTGGCGGCGGCGGAGGTTCCCCGTTCGGCGCCGAGCATCGAGTCGGAGATCGAGTCGGTCACGTACACCGTCGATCTCGCCGCGCTCGATGCGCCCCCGCCGCCCGCCGCGGTGGCGGCAGCCGTCGCCCGGTTCACGACCGCGCCGAGCGTTCCGGTCGCGAAACGCGGCAAGTCGGGGGAGCGGACCGTCGACGCCCGCCGCTTCGTCCGCGCCCTCGAGCTCGCCGGTCCCGACCGGCTCGTCGTCGAGCTCGGCGTCGGGCGGGAGGGGACGCTCAAGGCCGGCACGCTCGTCGGGGAGCTGCTCGGCCTCGCCGCCGACGTCTCGCCGGCGCTCCGCGTCCACAAGGTCGCCACCCGCTTCCGCGCCGCGGCCGAGCCAGCCGCGGCGGCCTCCGCCTAG
- a CDS encoding Rne/Rng family ribonuclease encodes MAKHILINVVPWEARAALLEDTTLVELHIERGREPGIAGNIYKGKVVRVLPGMQAAFVDIGLEKAAFLHASDIPGEEELPPTLAQEGEVEAAEVAPPAPREVRPIEERVQKGQEILVQVAKEPMGTKGARVTSHISLPGRYLVYMPDTRHIGISRRIEDAAERDRLRVIVEAERPPEGGFIVRTACEGVTKREIHDDVRFLSRLWGLVHKQAAAAGAPALIHQDLDLVLRVVRDLFTSDVERLTVDSPEEHARVLEFVKGLMPRLAPRVHLYEGVTPLFEQHGVETKIARALERRVWLKSGGYLIFEQTESLTTVDVNTGRYVGKKNQEETILRVNLEAAKQIVQQLRLRNIGGIIVIDFIDMEKAANRKKVFDALQEALRKDKARSNVLRISELGLVQMTRKRTRESLEQLLTSSCPQCGGMGRVRSVETLAYDALRRALREAALHTNSTRLALRVHPEVAAYLTEHERTSLEALERQAGRAVAVEPVPELGREDVEVRLGA; translated from the coding sequence GTGGCGAAGCACATCCTGATCAACGTGGTCCCCTGGGAAGCCCGGGCGGCGCTCCTCGAGGACACGACCTTGGTCGAGCTGCACATCGAGCGCGGCCGCGAGCCCGGCATCGCCGGCAACATCTACAAGGGCAAGGTGGTGCGCGTGCTGCCCGGGATGCAGGCAGCCTTCGTCGACATCGGCCTCGAGAAGGCCGCATTCCTGCACGCTTCGGACATCCCCGGGGAGGAGGAGCTGCCGCCCACCCTCGCGCAGGAGGGGGAGGTCGAAGCGGCCGAGGTGGCGCCGCCGGCGCCGCGTGAGGTCCGTCCCATCGAGGAACGGGTCCAGAAGGGGCAGGAGATCCTCGTCCAGGTGGCCAAGGAGCCGATGGGCACGAAGGGCGCCCGGGTCACGTCGCACATCTCGCTTCCCGGCCGTTACCTCGTCTACATGCCGGACACCCGGCACATCGGCATCTCGCGTCGCATCGAGGACGCGGCCGAGCGCGACCGTCTGCGCGTCATCGTCGAGGCCGAACGTCCGCCCGAAGGTGGGTTCATCGTCCGCACCGCGTGCGAGGGGGTGACCAAGCGGGAGATCCACGACGACGTCCGCTTCCTCAGCCGCCTCTGGGGCCTGGTCCACAAGCAGGCCGCGGCCGCTGGCGCACCGGCGCTCATCCACCAGGATCTCGACCTCGTCCTGCGCGTCGTGCGCGACCTCTTCACCTCGGACGTGGAGCGGCTGACGGTCGACTCGCCCGAGGAACACGCGCGCGTGCTCGAGTTCGTGAAGGGGCTCATGCCGAGGCTCGCGCCGCGCGTCCACCTCTACGAGGGAGTGACGCCCCTCTTCGAGCAGCACGGCGTCGAGACCAAGATCGCCCGCGCGCTCGAGCGGCGGGTGTGGCTCAAGTCGGGGGGGTACCTGATCTTCGAACAGACGGAGTCGCTGACCACGGTGGACGTCAACACCGGACGCTACGTCGGCAAGAAGAACCAGGAGGAGACGATCCTGCGCGTCAACCTCGAGGCGGCAAAGCAGATCGTCCAGCAGCTCCGGCTGCGCAACATCGGCGGCATCATCGTGATCGACTTCATCGACATGGAAAAGGCCGCCAACCGCAAGAAGGTGTTCGACGCCCTCCAGGAGGCGCTCCGTAAGGACAAGGCGCGCTCGAACGTGCTGCGCATCTCGGAGCTCGGCCTCGTGCAGATGACGCGCAAGCGCACCCGCGAGAGCCTCGAGCAGCTGCTGACGAGCTCCTGCCCCCAGTGCGGGGGCATGGGGCGCGTGCGCTCCGTCGAGACACTCGCCTACGACGCGCTGCGCCGGGCGCTGCGCGAGGCCGCCCTCCATACCAACTCCACCCGCCTCGCGCTGCGCGTGCACCCCGAGGTGGCGGCCTACCTGACCGAGCACGAGCGGACGAGCCTCGAGGCGCTCGAGCGGCAGGCGGGTCGAGCGGTCGCCGTCGAGCCCGTGCCGGAGCTCGGCCGCGAAGACGTCGAGGTGCGGCTCGGTGCCTGA
- a CDS encoding FadR family transcriptional regulator, producing the protein MTKGARFHSVSRPSIYMDVAGQIRRAILEGTMSSGERLPPERELARQFGVSRATVREALRHLQAQGLLAARGRTSPLETAGPAEVVARFGEALMHAVRLQEVPLSDLVELRIAIEAAALARAATAQITASLEEARVTLAVTPRADVRPHELHEADVAFHVALVAASGNRALLLVMLAVTDAIRPHLDEALRARSSAKMRLRIATEHPTILRSIERGAGAAAAAHLRQHLRGLYGT; encoded by the coding sequence ATGACCAAGGGTGCCCGCTTCCACAGCGTCTCGCGCCCGTCCATCTACATGGACGTCGCGGGCCAGATCCGTCGGGCGATCCTGGAAGGGACGATGTCGTCGGGAGAACGGCTGCCCCCCGAGCGTGAGCTGGCCCGCCAGTTCGGGGTCAGTCGGGCCACGGTCCGCGAGGCGCTCCGCCACCTTCAGGCGCAGGGGCTGCTGGCGGCGCGGGGCCGTACCTCGCCGCTCGAGACGGCCGGCCCCGCCGAGGTCGTGGCACGCTTTGGCGAGGCGCTGATGCACGCGGTGCGGCTGCAGGAGGTGCCACTGTCAGATCTCGTCGAGCTGCGCATCGCGATCGAGGCGGCCGCCCTGGCCCGGGCCGCCACCGCGCAGATCACCGCCAGCCTGGAAGAGGCGCGGGTCACCCTGGCGGTGACGCCACGGGCGGACGTGCGGCCGCATGAGCTTCACGAGGCCGACGTCGCGTTTCACGTGGCCTTGGTCGCCGCCTCCGGCAACCGGGCCCTCTTGCTGGTCATGCTGGCGGTCACGGACGCCATCCGCCCGCACCTCGACGAAGCGCTGCGCGCGCGCTCGTCGGCGAAGATGAGGCTCCGCATCGCGACCGAGCACCCCACGATCCTCCGCTCGATCGAGCGCGGAGCCGGCGCCGCGGCCGCGGCCCATCTGCGCCAGCACCTTCGCGGGCTCTACGGCACATGA
- a CDS encoding GNAT family N-acetyltransferase, whose translation MPFTIRSARRADGPALVGLVRGLAEFERLPPPDDEAAARFVEHAFGPRPRFDVLVAEVDGHVRAYGLFFETYSTFLAAPSLWLEDLFVDPAVRGRGVGTALMREVARIAVARGCRRFEWAVLDWNERAQAFYRTLGARPLGEWQVCRLEGEALGRLAGENG comes from the coding sequence ATGCCTTTCACCATCCGCTCCGCGCGCCGCGCCGACGGGCCGGCCTTGGTCGGCCTCGTGCGCGGCCTCGCGGAGTTCGAGCGGCTTCCGCCGCCCGACGACGAGGCGGCCGCGCGCTTCGTCGAGCATGCCTTCGGGCCGCGGCCGCGCTTCGACGTGCTGGTCGCCGAGGTGGACGGGCACGTGCGGGCGTACGGGCTCTTCTTCGAGACCTACTCGACGTTCCTCGCCGCGCCGTCGCTCTGGCTGGAGGACCTCTTCGTCGACCCGGCGGTGCGCGGACGGGGCGTCGGCACCGCGCTCATGCGAGAGGTCGCTCGTATTGCCGTCGCCCGTGGATGCCGCCGCTTCGAGTGGGCGGTGCTCGACTGGAACGAGCGGGCGCAGGCGTTCTACCGCACGCTCGGCGCCCGTCCGCTGGGCGAGTGGCAGGTCTGCCGCCTCGAGGGCGAGGCGCTCGGGCGGCTCGCCGGGGAGAACGGATGA
- a CDS encoding response regulator, protein MFRPRRFTPEEIQLLQLVADRAALAIDHARLFREAQETRAHAEAANRAKDEFLSVLSHELRTPLTPILAWTRMLRRAGLEPEVVQRALDAIERSTKSQAHLVEDLLDVSRIVSGKLHVDLRPVEFPEVIEAAVDSVRSAADARRIRLQVLLDPQAGVVLGDPQRLQQVVWNLLSNAIKFSPASGRVEVRLEAADSHVELKVSDAGQGIPAEFLPHIFERFRQADSSTTRAHGGLGVGLAIVHHLVEQHGGTVRAESPGPGQGSTFTVRLPVTAERWHRSAVEPAHGSSTGDHPSLQGLRVLLVEDDRDTAEVLESLVTASGAKATTASSVAEALDVLARQRVDVLVSDIGLPGDDGYALIHRLREREHQQWGLPAIALSAYARPEDRDRALASGFQAHVAKPVDPGELLAVIARLAQPAEGKQSSPL, encoded by the coding sequence ATGTTTCGGCCGCGCCGGTTCACGCCCGAGGAGATTCAGCTCCTCCAGCTCGTCGCCGATCGGGCCGCGCTGGCGATCGATCACGCGCGTCTCTTCCGCGAAGCGCAGGAGACGCGGGCCCACGCCGAAGCCGCGAACCGCGCCAAGGACGAGTTCCTCTCGGTCCTCTCTCACGAGCTGCGGACGCCGCTCACGCCGATTCTCGCGTGGACCCGGATGCTGCGTCGCGCAGGACTCGAGCCCGAGGTCGTGCAGCGCGCGCTCGACGCCATCGAGCGGAGCACGAAGTCCCAGGCACATCTCGTCGAGGACCTGCTCGACGTCTCGCGCATCGTCTCGGGCAAGCTCCACGTCGACCTGCGGCCGGTCGAGTTCCCGGAGGTGATCGAGGCGGCGGTCGACTCCGTCCGCTCGGCCGCCGATGCCCGGCGCATCCGGCTACAGGTCCTCCTCGACCCCCAGGCCGGCGTCGTCCTGGGCGATCCGCAGCGCCTGCAACAGGTGGTCTGGAACCTCCTCTCCAACGCCATCAAGTTCTCGCCGGCCAGCGGCCGCGTGGAGGTACGGCTGGAGGCTGCCGACTCCCACGTCGAGCTCAAGGTGAGCGACGCCGGCCAGGGCATCCCGGCCGAATTCCTGCCGCATATCTTCGAGCGCTTCCGGCAGGCCGACAGCTCCACCACTCGCGCGCACGGCGGCCTCGGGGTGGGCCTCGCCATCGTGCACCACCTGGTCGAGCAGCACGGGGGGACGGTGCGCGCGGAGAGCCCCGGCCCGGGCCAGGGCTCGACGTTCACGGTCAGGCTGCCGGTCACGGCCGAGCGATGGCATCGATCAGCCGTCGAGCCCGCGCACGGTTCGTCCACCGGCGACCATCCGAGCCTGCAGGGTTTGCGCGTCCTCCTCGTCGAGGACGACCGGGACACCGCCGAGGTACTCGAATCGCTGGTCACGGCCTCGGGCGCCAAGGCCACGACGGCGTCCTCGGTCGCCGAGGCCCTCGATGTGCTCGCGCGGCAGAGGGTCGATGTCCTGGTGTCCGACATCGGCTTACCCGGCGACGACGGCTACGCGTTGATCCACCGGCTGCGGGAACGCGAACATCAGCAGTGGGGACTTCCGGCGATTGCCCTCAGCGCGTATGCCCGTCCGGAAGACCGCGACCGGGCGCTCGCGTCGGGCTTTCAGGCGCACGTCGCCAAGCCCGTCGACCCCGGCGAGCTGCTCGCCGTCATCGCCCGGCTCGCGCAGCCGGCGGAAGGCAAGCAGAGTTCTCCGCTGTAG
- a CDS encoding YceI family protein: MRTLPTWAAIATAALALPAAATAATWDLDPAHTSVQFSVRHLMVSNVRGEFGKVSGTVQADDADPSRSKIEAEIDAASVDTRIEKRDNHLRSADFLDVAKYPKITFVSTKIEPAGAEHFKVSGDLTLHGVTRPVVLDVQGPTPEIKDPWGKTRAGAQATTTIKRKDFGITWNQALDAGGVAVGDEVTITIDVEATKRAAVGAETSLRQTSAGEKK; this comes from the coding sequence ATGCGCACCCTACCGACCTGGGCGGCCATCGCCACCGCCGCCCTCGCGCTCCCGGCGGCTGCAACGGCGGCTACCTGGGATCTCGACCCGGCGCACACGAGCGTCCAGTTCTCGGTGCGCCACCTGATGGTGAGCAACGTGCGGGGCGAGTTCGGGAAGGTTTCGGGAACCGTCCAGGCCGACGACGCCGACCCGAGCCGCTCGAAGATCGAGGCGGAGATCGACGCGGCGAGCGTCGACACGCGCATCGAGAAGCGGGACAACCATCTGCGCAGCGCCGACTTCCTGGACGTCGCCAAGTACCCGAAGATCACCTTCGTCTCGACGAAGATCGAGCCGGCCGGCGCGGAGCACTTCAAGGTCAGCGGCGACCTGACCTTGCACGGCGTCACGCGCCCGGTGGTCCTCGACGTCCAGGGGCCTACGCCCGAGATCAAGGATCCCTGGGGCAAGACCCGAGCGGGAGCGCAGGCGACGACGACCATCAAGCGCAAGGACTTCGGCATCACCTGGAACCAGGCACTGGACGCGGGAGGGGTGGCGGTCGGGGACGAGGTGACGATCACCATCGACGTGGAGGCAACCAAGCGAGCCGCCGTCGGCGCCGAGACGTCCCTGCGCCAAACATCGGCGGGCGAGAAGAAGTAG